The genomic segment AAGGAAGtataatatatgtgtgtgtgtacaatctGAAGCCCCTATTTAAATGTACATTTCAATTCACGTCTTTAATGTGTAGACCACATAGCCTCCTCAAGCTGAATGCCTCTTGGTTGATACAGGGTTTTCACGCCGGGCAAGATGGCGGTGTCACTCCTAATTCATCCCCCAGCCCCACTCGGAGGTTCAGGTATCCCAACCTCTCTTTCATACTCCTCGTAGGATAAGCATAATGGGAATATTACATGAGGATAATTACAATACCAATGTGGTCCAGAAACCtaaatgatgtgtttgtgtgcgtgtgtgtgtgtgtgcgtgtgcgtgtgcgtgtgcgtgtgcgtgtgcgtgtgcgtgtgcgtgtgtgtgtgtgtgcacgtgtgtgtttcccCTTCAGGCCAGTGACGAGCTCCACAGTGACGAGCTCTACAGTTACGAGGCCTATGCTGACTGCTCTGAAGAGGAAAGGTACACTGTTTGAACgagatatagagatatagaCCCCTAGGGCTATAGAGACATCGagatatagagacagagagacatagggcTATAGAGACCGAGACATAGggctatagatatatatagatatagcgACATAGGGCTATAAAGACAtgagatagagatatagagtCAGAGAAACATAGGGCTATAGAGATATAGATACATAAATATGTAGAGATATAGGGAGATATCgggatacatagagagagaaatcaaTGTAGAGATATGGAGACAGATATAGCGAGACATAGAGAtatagaaacagagagagacatagagatagagataaagaCATAGAGATGCAATAGCTCATGATAATCATAGCTATGTTCTGTTATTTAAATGGTCATATCATATGAAGTCAGGGCAAGCCGGTTTCATTTGCATAGCCCTTAATGAAATGAACCATCTGAGAGCTTTCAGGCCCCAGTTATGACATCTATCTGGGGAACTCTAGCTCCCCGAAGGGCAAGGAAAGTTCCCTTAATTATGAAGTAAGAAACTCAGTTAGGGGTGCAATGGGGGCCACGATGGAGAGAACATATTGCGGATGGTCTTATTTTGGTTTTTGTCCTTTCTTAGGAGGGGTGGAGTCTGACGGCCCTCCAAAGAAGCTTTTTGTTGCCGGGGTAACAGATCCCGCCCACCACAATAATTACACAGTCAGGTAAGACTCTGGTCCTAAAAGGGccaacacaaaaataaatgtacGTCCACACGATCACAAGGCACGTGTGAAACAAGTCGGTGTCTCTGAATAtctccctgtccgtctgtctgcctgtctgtctgtctgtctgtctgtctgtctgtctgtctgtccgcagTGTGTCCCAGGCGGTTGTGGGTTCCCCCCCGGGTGGAGGTGTAGTGTTGTGCTCCAGCCCCCAGGACAGCCCCCTatccctctccccacctccctccttcaGCTCCCACCACCCCAGACGCTAGCCCTCCTACCCCAGaccccagcacctccaccacctccaccaccaccaccaccaccagccccacccagcTCCATCAGCCTATCAGCACTTCTGCCTCACTGAAGAACAGGATGATTACCTCGGACATCGGACGGTAATCACAACCTCTTTTCATTCGTTCTTTTTTTGCGTGACTAGGAGCCAATCACACACCTTCAATTGTGATCAATGTCCCGCCCATCGACTGCTGTACCATTGGAGTTGACCAGACGTTGTGGTGCTTTGTTTTTGCTCTGTGATCACGTGACATGTGACCCCACGCCCACGTTGGACCCTGCGTCTGCTGGACAGAGCCTACTCTTGGACCGCGAGCAAGAAAACTAAACGTTGAGGTCACCTGGCGGGAGTGTTGCTCATGGACTTGACATGGTCTTCTTTAGTTTGAACGAAGTACACGCTGGGGGGAAGGAAAGGATGCTGCTAGGAGTGCTATCGGCCCAGCTGCTCAGACATCTCCGCTGTGGTCTGTTTCCCATTGAGTGGGGAGTCGACATAGAGGACCTTGCATTGTTGTGCTGTTGGTATACATGAAGGGCTCACACCTAGATAGCCAGGGGGTGTAGTTTAAATTTGATTTGACTGCTCAAACTAGACCGAACTTCTGTATTCTGAACTTTCCATATTTGGAATGTTTTGAGGGGCGAAACGCATTTAACTCCGAAACGCGTTCTGTTTGAGTTCTTGAGTTCTAATCAAGATGTTGGGAGCCGTGCGGGGCAGATAAAACCTTTCAATTTAGACTAGGGTGGATGATTATTAAGAACAGTAAACGAAAACCAAATCAGAGAAAACCCGGTTCCGTTCTGTACTGTCTCCACGCTATATCATCAACGTTCTTCTGCCAGAGCCATGTTCAAGGCACGTCACTCGacttctgtgtgcgtgttgctTAGTGACGTAAATTCTAGTTTCTCCAGTATATACGTTTCTTCCAGAAGTGTCTTCAAGTCGCATCTACGCCTCAGTTCTCAGTACCTACGTCAGAGCCGAGATTCGGTTTTATGACCGTTGAAAAGACGCACCATTAAACGTCGGTTATGAAGGGCTTTAGCTGAACTATCTGAGGGGGTTTTGGGTGGAAGGAAGCACCCATGTAGTGGAGCCCTTTGGCTCTGTGTTTCTATGTTGATATTGTATCTATATGTGAATACTGTACACATGAACAGGATTCGCTGCGACTAGCATTCCTGCCTTTTTCTTTAGCCAGGGGtattcttttgttttattttgtatagtGAATCCCCCAAACAAATCTCTTTACGTGTTTCCTTTTTGCAGTAGTTTGTATGAAGTATCCAAATCTACACGTGTCATAAGCACGCGAGATGTCAAAAAGAGGTCTTACAAGCGGGCTTTGAGAATGCATGCATTCCTCAGTATCACATCATCgttcatttgtatttttatgtgttttaATGTGGTCTTGGTTTTCAGAACGAAGCCCTCATTTTTTCATAACAATGGAAATAGAAGATTTCCTGAGCTTATTCCATCTAATTCCTTTTGGTGTCGAAAGGCCTGAAGTCAGATGTAGTCGCTTTATGCACCGGGAATAATGCAAGATATTTAAAGctaaacaacaaaccaaaataaGTATCATAAGTATTGATATGAGTGAATGACAACATACATTTGATATGTTGTCACGTGCTCGTAAAAATGTGaagtcgaaaaaaaaaaaatctgctttATGTGACTTTCCACTTTTTAAATATgtaactatttaaaaaaataagaatttaAAAGGAACAAATTTTAGTCACTTTTACCAGTTTGCACATTATTAGATACAGCATCGTTTTTTTCCCCATCTTTATGAGCAGTGTTCCATAAAGTGTGCAGCACAAAATTGTACGCAATATTTGcttagtgtta from the Gadus macrocephalus chromosome 7, ASM3116895v1 genome contains:
- the LOC132461920 gene encoding P2R1A-PPP2R2A-interacting phosphatase regulator 1 isoform X1; the protein is MERMEVDQCAGATGGAGGGALRRSNSAPMITSVSSDGMTVFGPVSSARYRRSSVSVNPSCPSRQIPLSPFSLTNDRLEHKTQEENMEMALRGSLQRLSSSTLIPLPSSSQWHHHSPGGFHAGQDGGVTPNSSPSPTRRFRPVTSSTVTSSTVTRPMLTALKRKGGVESDGPPKKLFVAGVTDPAHHNNYTVSVSQAVVGSPPGGGVVLCSSPQDSPLSLSPPPSFSSHHPRR
- the LOC132461920 gene encoding P2R1A-PPP2R2A-interacting phosphatase regulator 1 isoform X2 — its product is MERMEVDQCAGATGGAGGGALRRSNSAPMITSVSDGMTVFGPVSSARYRRSSVSVNPSCPSRQIPLSPFSLTNDRLEHKTQEENMEMALRGSLQRLSSSTLIPLPSSSQWHHHSPGGFHAGQDGGVTPNSSPSPTRRFRPVTSSTVTSSTVTRPMLTALKRKGGVESDGPPKKLFVAGVTDPAHHNNYTVSVSQAVVGSPPGGGVVLCSSPQDSPLSLSPPPSFSSHHPRR